Proteins encoded together in one Campylobacter concisus window:
- a CDS encoding 3-isopropylmalate dehydratase: MIHQEIAFFKFDQLIIFLHISFVALFIGLQAGLVLAGSYFIKNKFEDKERYHILLHIIRRFGLAIFALVLGIALTSLIIIFYFDDGKMQNPMASAIIATKWAIELFLLLNLSYIFYRYKKALKTLRSHEMIELNESLIVIIYYFTPLNLLASLAAVYLGVSYRGF; the protein is encoded by the coding sequence ATGATTCATCAAGAGATCGCTTTTTTTAAATTTGATCAACTAATCATCTTCTTGCACATTAGCTTCGTAGCTCTTTTTATAGGGCTACAAGCTGGTTTGGTGCTTGCTGGAAGCTATTTTATAAAAAATAAATTTGAAGATAAAGAGCGCTATCACATCTTGCTTCACATCATAAGACGCTTTGGACTAGCCATCTTTGCGCTAGTTCTTGGCATCGCACTAACTAGCTTAATAATAATCTTTTACTTTGATGATGGCAAAATGCAAAATCCGATGGCAAGTGCAATAATAGCGACAAAATGGGCGATAGAGCTATTTTTACTCTTGAATTTAAGCTACATCTTTTATAGATACAAAAAGGCTTTAAAAACTCTAAGATCGCACGAGATGATCGAGCTAAACGAGAGCCTAATCGTCATCATCTACTACTTCACGCCACTAAATTTACTAGCTTCGCTTGCGGCTGTCTATCTTGGCGTGAGCTATAGGGGCTTTTGA
- the glyS gene encoding glycine--tRNA ligase subunit beta has translation MKELLLEIGVEELPAIPFLRELPNINAKWQAVLEKYNIKSEFKFYYTPRRLVFFHEKFPLAQPDSVASFVGAPKQVALKDGAFTKAALSFANKCGISESELKFKEIDGKEVLYYEKEVKGEPVAKIMGDMVEEFLKSLSFGKSMRWGNGEFEFIRPIRSFLCLLGDEVIKFNKFGVESSNSTYPHRSISYDKIKISNIKEYFDGSKSRGIVLKADEREKIILNEFEKISQKSGLKIEIDKDLLAEVVAITEYPTALLGSFEEEFLEVPSEVIITSMKENQRYFPVFKDGKLANGFVVVSNAITQDYSLIIKGNEKVLRARLSDAMFFWQSDLKAEFSPEKLKNITYLKELGSIYEKELRELKVAKKLANNYDELLKKEAGEYGAKLERAVMLSKADLTTQMVYEFTELQGIMGAYYAKAKKEDENVILAIKEQYLPDGEEAQCPSKVFSSVVALSNKLDTLMGLFSIGKIPSGTKDPYALRRAANGVIKIVLAHNLKFNVKEILEDIAKEYKKFDVEVLINFILDRLYIFFDANASIVKACIKSGEKDILELTKMIEALAKISSEPNFRENFSTFKRLANIIKDDKFSKVDESLFEIDAEKALNDAFKAVDKSLAYEPRLKALFALKPQIDEFFDKVMINVENEKVRNNRVAIIGQIYSEILKVADIKEISF, from the coding sequence ATGAAAGAGTTGTTACTAGAGATCGGAGTCGAGGAGCTCCCAGCGATACCATTTTTAAGGGAGCTGCCAAACATCAACGCTAAATGGCAGGCTGTGCTTGAAAAATATAACATCAAAAGCGAGTTTAAATTTTACTACACGCCGCGTCGTTTGGTATTTTTCCATGAGAAATTCCCATTAGCTCAGCCAGATAGCGTGGCTAGCTTCGTTGGCGCGCCAAAGCAAGTAGCGCTAAAAGACGGAGCTTTTACAAAGGCTGCGCTTAGCTTTGCAAATAAATGTGGCATAAGTGAGAGTGAGCTTAAATTTAAAGAGATAGACGGCAAAGAGGTGCTTTACTACGAAAAAGAGGTGAAGGGCGAGCCGGTTGCTAAGATAATGGGCGACATGGTCGAGGAGTTTTTAAAGAGCCTTAGCTTTGGCAAGTCTATGCGCTGGGGCAACGGCGAATTTGAGTTTATCCGCCCGATAAGATCGTTTTTGTGCTTGCTTGGTGATGAGGTCATTAAATTTAACAAATTTGGCGTAGAGAGCAGTAACTCTACCTATCCTCACAGAAGCATCAGCTACGATAAGATAAAAATTTCAAATATAAAAGAGTATTTTGATGGCTCAAAGAGCCGTGGGATCGTGCTTAAAGCGGACGAGAGAGAGAAGATAATCCTTAATGAGTTTGAAAAGATCAGCCAAAAAAGTGGGCTAAAGATCGAGATAGATAAAGACTTGCTAGCTGAAGTAGTGGCGATCACAGAGTATCCAACAGCGCTTCTTGGCTCGTTTGAAGAGGAGTTTTTGGAGGTGCCAAGCGAGGTCATCATCACATCGATGAAAGAAAATCAGCGCTACTTCCCAGTCTTTAAAGATGGCAAGCTAGCAAATGGCTTCGTTGTTGTTAGCAACGCCATCACGCAGGACTACTCGCTCATCATCAAAGGTAACGAAAAGGTGCTAAGAGCAAGGCTAAGTGACGCGATGTTCTTTTGGCAAAGCGACCTTAAGGCCGAATTTAGCCCAGAAAAACTAAAAAATATAACCTACCTAAAAGAGCTTGGAAGCATCTATGAAAAAGAGCTTAGAGAGCTAAAAGTGGCTAAAAAACTAGCTAACAACTATGATGAGCTACTTAAAAAAGAAGCTGGTGAGTACGGGGCTAAGCTAGAGCGAGCTGTGATGCTAAGCAAGGCTGATCTTACAACGCAGATGGTTTATGAATTTACCGAGCTTCAAGGGATTATGGGCGCTTACTACGCAAAGGCTAAAAAAGAGGATGAAAATGTCATTCTAGCCATAAAAGAGCAGTATCTGCCAGACGGCGAGGAGGCGCAGTGCCCAAGCAAGGTCTTTAGCTCGGTTGTTGCGCTTTCAAATAAGCTTGATACGCTAATGGGGCTCTTCAGCATCGGCAAAATCCCAAGTGGCACGAAAGACCCATACGCTCTAAGGCGCGCAGCAAATGGCGTGATAAAGATCGTTTTGGCGCATAATCTGAAATTTAACGTAAAAGAAATTTTAGAAGATATCGCAAAAGAGTATAAGAAATTTGATGTTGAAGTGCTTATAAATTTCATCCTTGATAGGCTCTACATCTTCTTTGACGCAAACGCTTCTATCGTAAAAGCATGCATAAAAAGCGGCGAAAAGGATATCTTGGAGCTAACTAAGATGATAGAGGCGCTTGCTAAAATTTCAAGTGAGCCAAATTTTAGAGAGAATTTCTCGACATTTAAGCGCCTTGCAAACATCATAAAAGATGATAAATTTAGCAAGGTCGATGAGAGCCTCTTTGAGATAGATGCAGAAAAGGCCTTAAATGACGCGTTTAAAGCAGTTGATAAGAGCCTAGCATACGAGCCAAGGCTAAAAGCGCTATTTGCTCTAAAACCGCAGATAGATGAGTTTTTTGACAAAGTTATGATAAACGTTGAAAACGAGAAAGTGCGAAATAACCGCGTCGCGATCATCGGTCAAATTTATAGCGAGATACTAAAAGTAGCTGATATAAAAGAGATCAGCTTTTAA
- a CDS encoding phosphoethanolamine transferase, protein MININKFREVSFFKFLTLFIIYMLFVNHIFLYKGVFLGFLETNSLSFSTLFFTIMCIFLASLFASVFCIVFLPYLLKPFAIFIIIVSSICSYFMSNYGVIINKEMLLNVLHTDNKEAFSYLSINLVLWFVFATILPCIYVVFVKINYSSFKNSLKIRLKIIAFSIVTIAIIFSLTSKIFIPFFREHIYLKTVLLPSYPVYSAIKLAQILLQKPLPFTYVADDATLTNDKKKILVLIVGETQRSKNYSLNGYTKNDTNKFTKQKDVVSFTNFYSCGTATETSVPCLFSDLKRENFSNRKAKARENLVDIINKLGIKTYFFGNNSGGCKGVCDNLDQNHTSEHRAAGFDEVIFDEAKKVIKDANSTSFIVLHLQGSHGPIYYKGYPSKFKEFTPTCDTAELNKCTPDEIANTYDNTILYEDYLQSELINALEARKDKFEVAMFFFSDHGESLGENGIYLHGLPYSIAPDEQKHIPAIIFSSDSELLKRLKTRKDESLSHDFIFSSVLGYFGVKTKAYEPEFDIFRE, encoded by the coding sequence ATGATTAATATCAATAAATTTAGAGAAGTAAGTTTTTTTAAATTTTTAACTTTATTTATAATATATATGCTTTTTGTAAATCATATATTTTTATATAAAGGCGTTTTTTTAGGATTTTTAGAAACAAACTCGCTTTCTTTTTCTACCTTATTTTTCACAATTATGTGCATATTTCTTGCATCACTTTTTGCAAGCGTATTTTGCATTGTATTTCTGCCTTATTTATTAAAACCCTTTGCTATTTTTATAATTATTGTTAGCTCGATTTGTTCTTATTTTATGTCAAATTACGGCGTTATCATAAACAAAGAGATGCTACTAAACGTCCTTCATACTGATAATAAAGAAGCTTTTAGCTATTTAAGCATAAATTTAGTATTGTGGTTTGTATTTGCAACTATTTTGCCATGCATTTATGTTGTTTTCGTAAAAATCAATTATAGTAGCTTTAAAAATAGTCTAAAAATTAGATTAAAGATTATCGCTTTTTCGATCGTTACTATCGCTATTATTTTTTCACTAACTTCAAAAATTTTCATACCATTTTTTAGAGAACACATTTACTTAAAAACAGTCTTACTTCCGTCTTATCCAGTATATTCTGCCATAAAATTAGCTCAAATTTTGCTTCAAAAACCGCTCCCTTTTACCTACGTGGCAGATGACGCAACGCTTACTAACGATAAAAAGAAAATTTTAGTTTTGATAGTTGGCGAGACACAAAGGAGCAAAAACTACTCGCTAAATGGCTACACTAAAAACGATACAAACAAATTTACCAAACAAAAAGATGTGGTAAGTTTTACAAATTTCTACTCATGCGGAACCGCGACAGAAACTAGCGTGCCTTGCCTATTTTCAGACTTAAAGCGAGAAAATTTTAGCAACCGCAAAGCCAAAGCTCGTGAAAATTTAGTTGATATCATCAACAAACTTGGCATAAAAACATACTTTTTTGGCAACAATAGTGGCGGTTGCAAGGGCGTTTGCGACAATCTTGATCAAAACCACACCTCAGAGCACAGAGCAGCTGGCTTTGATGAAGTGATATTTGATGAGGCAAAAAAGGTCATAAAAGATGCAAATTCCACTAGCTTTATCGTGCTACATTTGCAAGGCTCACATGGCCCTATCTACTACAAAGGCTACCCAAGCAAATTTAAAGAATTTACCCCAACATGCGACACTGCCGAGCTAAACAAATGCACGCCAGATGAGATAGCAAACACCTATGACAACACCATTTTATATGAGGACTATCTACAAAGCGAGCTGATAAATGCCCTTGAAGCAAGAAAAGATAAATTTGAGGTTGCCATGTTCTTTTTCTCAGATCACGGAGAGAGCCTAGGTGAAAATGGCATATATTTACACGGCCTGCCTTACTCTATCGCTCCAGATGAGCAAAAGCACATCCCAGCCATCATCTTTTCAAGCGATAGTGAGCTTTTAAAAAGGCTAAAAACTAGAAAAGACGAAAGTCTTTCGCATGATTTTATCTTTAGCTCAGTTCTTGGATATTTTGGGGTAAAAACTAAGGCTTACGAGCCAGAATTTGATATTTTTAGGGAGTAA
- a CDS encoding transglycosylase domain-containing protein has product MKYILAFIFVVAIALGGAFLYFYSQVRFDAYTIIDYKPKLATQIFDRNNELIANIFEENRIYVKYNDIPPRVIEALVAIEDTSYFEHGGINVEAMARAAIKDIKARKLVEGASTLTQQLIKNLALSREKKFTRKIKEVVLAMKLESELSKEDIIERYLNHVYFGHGYYGIKTAAEGYFRKELNELSIKEIAMLVGMPKAPSTYDPTKHLDLSLSRANRVLERMYSIGWINEDEYRKGVLEEPAVFDDTLTRNKAPYVVDEIIKEASKKFDDIKTGGYKIQSTVDLNVQKIAQDALVYGYNEILKRDKKANPEMLNGAIVVTHPQSGQILALIGGIDYAKSSYNRATQSKRQPGSSIKPFIYQIALDSGYSVVSQVADIARTFDMGNGKEWTPKNYSGGFQGYITIKSALTQSRNLATINLLNDLGLSSVRKQLTDMGFNDIPENLSIALGSFGISPLDFAKFYSMFPNDGEVVEPTLIKHIENSFGASMDYEPQKKQVLKPEQAFLMTTLLQNVVNNGTGRNAKVNGIQIAGKTGTSNNSIDAWFCGYSPDIEAIIWYGNDDNSPMKKVEGGSRTAAPVFKKFMEGYIKLYPTLRRAFEQPDGVYKGYYNGADEYYTNDSPLPQNTPTNDIIQDQENDGLLF; this is encoded by the coding sequence ATGAAATATATCTTGGCATTTATCTTTGTAGTTGCCATCGCACTTGGCGGAGCATTTTTATACTTTTATTCGCAGGTGAGATTTGACGCTTATACCATCATCGACTACAAGCCAAAGCTTGCGACACAAATTTTTGATAGAAACAACGAGCTTATCGCAAATATCTTTGAAGAAAATAGAATTTATGTAAAATATAACGACATCCCGCCACGTGTCATCGAAGCGCTCGTAGCTATCGAGGATACGAGCTACTTTGAGCACGGCGGTATCAACGTAGAAGCCATGGCAAGAGCAGCGATAAAGGATATCAAAGCTAGAAAACTAGTCGAGGGCGCATCTACGCTAACTCAGCAGCTCATAAAAAACCTAGCCCTAAGCCGCGAGAAGAAATTTACAAGAAAGATAAAAGAGGTTGTGCTTGCCATGAAGCTTGAAAGCGAGCTTAGCAAAGAGGACATCATCGAAAGATACCTAAATCACGTATATTTCGGGCATGGCTACTACGGCATCAAAACAGCTGCAGAGGGGTACTTTAGAAAAGAGCTAAATGAGCTAAGTATAAAAGAGATAGCGATGCTAGTTGGCATGCCAAAAGCGCCAAGCACCTATGACCCTACAAAGCACCTTGACCTCTCACTTAGCCGCGCAAACAGGGTGCTTGAAAGGATGTATAGCATCGGCTGGATAAATGAGGATGAGTACCGCAAGGGCGTACTTGAAGAGCCAGCAGTCTTTGACGATACGCTCACACGCAACAAAGCCCCTTACGTGGTCGATGAGATCATAAAAGAGGCTTCAAAGAAATTTGACGATATAAAAACTGGCGGCTACAAGATACAAAGCACAGTCGATCTAAACGTGCAAAAGATCGCTCAAGACGCTTTAGTCTATGGCTACAATGAAATTTTAAAAAGAGATAAAAAGGCAAATCCAGAGATGCTAAATGGCGCTATCGTCGTCACTCATCCACAAAGCGGACAAATTTTAGCTCTAATTGGCGGCATCGACTACGCAAAAAGTAGCTACAACCGCGCCACCCAGAGTAAGCGTCAGCCAGGATCAAGCATTAAGCCATTTATCTATCAAATAGCCCTTGATAGTGGCTACTCAGTCGTCTCTCAAGTAGCTGACATCGCTAGGACATTTGACATGGGTAATGGCAAAGAATGGACGCCAAAAAACTATAGCGGCGGCTTTCAGGGCTACATCACGATAAAATCAGCCTTAACCCAGTCTCGCAACCTCGCAACCATAAATTTACTAAACGATCTTGGTCTTAGCTCAGTTCGCAAACAGCTTACGGATATGGGCTTTAACGATATCCCTGAAAATTTATCAATCGCACTTGGAAGCTTTGGAATTTCACCACTTGACTTTGCAAAATTTTACTCGATGTTTCCAAACGATGGCGAAGTGGTCGAGCCTACGCTCATTAAGCATATAGAAAATAGCTTTGGCGCGTCTATGGACTATGAGCCACAAAAGAAGCAGGTGCTAAAACCTGAGCAGGCATTTTTGATGACAACCTTGCTTCAAAATGTCGTAAATAACGGCACCGGACGCAACGCAAAGGTAAATGGCATCCAGATCGCTGGCAAAACTGGCACATCAAACAACAGCATCGATGCTTGGTTTTGCGGCTACTCGCCTGATATCGAGGCCATCATCTGGTACGGAAACGACGATAACAGCCCTATGAAAAAGGTCGAGGGCGGCAGCAGGACAGCTGCGCCTGTCTTTAAGAAATTTATGGAGGGCTACATCAAGCTCTACCCTACCCTAAGACGTGCGTTTGAGCAGCCTGATGGCGTCTATAAAGGATACTACAACGGCGCTGATGAGTACTACACAAACGACTCGCCGTTGCCGCAAAATACGCCAACAAACGACATCATTCAAGATCAAGAAAACGATGGATTATTATTTTAG
- a CDS encoding endonuclease/exonuclease/phosphatase family protein yields the protein MRVVFALFLVFWAAFASEISIATYNVQNLFDCKNDGSEYLDFQVGVSKWDCEAAGGKLQRTRQIISAIDTDIIALQEVENEQILKSLVEGSDYKFIIFTKEKNSPVGLGIVSKIQPSSSEIFKVPNVKTRNILKVVFEVDKKNFSVFVNHFPAFKNGLNTQKKAERTLRAALTKEQNAIILGDFNSPYGEKSILNDIIATRGFYDLYKELAPEDRYSHTANGKKRAIDHVLLSPSFIKNGDLSYVTGSFEVFKPSFAVDERGFAKSDLYSDHFALRFKISTRPSPVKTGLVGKFFSAEKNATAKVSEPIYKKADVDALFANPEDVPVLVERAVVILKDKKGFIISKNHRGIYVYDPKNSVAVGDELDILVRRVKFYKEALEVSSYEIINEHGTKDVSENLLDSSKLSIARSGDVIAKISGRLEGGYLYTPHGKIRVYSKKRLKDGEYSFEQARVKIYKNEKEIVVE from the coding sequence TTGAGAGTAGTTTTTGCTTTATTTTTGGTGTTTTGGGCGGCGTTTGCGAGCGAGATAAGCATCGCAACTTATAATGTGCAAAATTTATTTGACTGCAAAAATGACGGCAGCGAATATCTTGATTTCCAAGTCGGCGTTTCTAAGTGGGACTGCGAGGCAGCTGGCGGCAAGCTACAAAGAACTAGGCAGATCATAAGCGCCATAGATACCGACATCATCGCACTTCAAGAGGTGGAAAACGAGCAGATTTTAAAAAGCCTTGTTGAAGGCAGCGACTATAAATTTATAATTTTCACAAAAGAGAAAAACTCGCCAGTTGGCCTTGGTATCGTCTCAAAGATACAGCCAAGCAGCAGTGAAATTTTTAAAGTGCCAAATGTAAAAACTAGAAATATTTTAAAGGTCGTTTTTGAGGTTGATAAAAAGAATTTTAGCGTCTTTGTAAACCACTTCCCAGCCTTTAAAAACGGACTAAATACCCAAAAAAAGGCTGAAAGAACGCTAAGAGCGGCTCTTACAAAAGAGCAAAATGCCATTATCTTGGGTGATTTTAACTCACCTTATGGCGAAAAGTCGATATTAAATGATATCATCGCAACAAGAGGCTTTTACGACCTTTACAAAGAGCTAGCGCCTGAGGATAGGTACTCTCACACGGCAAATGGCAAAAAGCGAGCGATAGACCACGTTTTGCTCTCGCCTAGCTTTATCAAAAATGGCGATCTAAGCTACGTTACAGGCAGCTTTGAGGTCTTTAAACCAAGCTTTGCAGTCGATGAGCGTGGCTTTGCAAAGAGCGATCTTTACTCAGACCACTTTGCGCTGAGATTTAAGATCTCAACTAGGCCAAGCCCTGTTAAAACCGGCCTTGTTGGTAAATTTTTTAGTGCAGAGAAAAACGCTACGGCAAAAGTAAGCGAGCCAATATATAAAAAAGCCGACGTGGACGCACTTTTTGCAAATCCTGAGGATGTGCCAGTGCTAGTTGAAAGGGCGGTTGTCATCTTAAAAGATAAAAAAGGCTTTATCATCTCGAAAAATCACCGCGGAATTTACGTCTACGACCCTAAAAATAGCGTGGCTGTGGGCGATGAGCTTGACATTTTGGTTAGGCGAGTGAAATTTTACAAAGAGGCGCTTGAGGTGAGCTCTTATGAGATCATAAATGAGCATGGCACAAAAGATGTGAGCGAAAATTTACTTGATAGCTCAAAGCTAAGCATTGCAAGAAGCGGCGATGTGATCGCTAAAATTTCAGGTAGGCTAGAGGGTGGCTACTTGTATACGCCACATGGCAAGATCAGAGTTTATAGCAAAAAAAGGCTAAAAGATGGTGAGTATAGCTTTGAGCAGGCGAGGGTGAAAATTTATAAAAACGAAAAAGAGATCGTTGTGGAGTAG
- a CDS encoding helix-hairpin-helix domain-containing protein — protein MKRLKILLCLALASLAYGADLNTASKSELMSLGLNKSQALNVIKYRKAHKFTSVEELEKVQGIGFNDMQKVKEKLSVKDSQKAKKAEPEKKSKSKKLKSKKKKK, from the coding sequence ATGAAAAGATTAAAAATTTTACTTTGTCTAGCGCTTGCAAGCCTTGCGTATGGCGCTGATCTAAACACAGCTAGCAAGAGCGAGCTAATGAGCCTTGGGCTAAACAAAAGCCAGGCACTAAACGTCATAAAGTATAGAAAAGCTCATAAATTTACAAGTGTCGAGGAGCTTGAGAAGGTTCAAGGCATCGGCTTTAACGACATGCAAAAGGTCAAAGAAAAACTTAGTGTAAAAGATAGCCAAAAGGCAAAAAAGGCTGAGCCTGAAAAGAAGTCAAAAAGCAAGAAGCTAAAAAGCAAGAAAAAGAAAAAATAG
- the alaS gene encoding alanine--tRNA ligase: MQNLDIRKAYLDFFKSKGHEVVASAPLVPNDATLLFTNAGMVPFKSIFTGEVPRPTPPIRTSCQTCIRAGGKHNDLDNVGYTARHHTFFEMLGNFSFGEYFKKEAISYAWEFVTEVLKLPKDKLYVTVHESDDEAFEIWSTHIAKERIYRFGDHDNFWQMGDTGPCGPCSEIFYDQGAEHFNTPEDYMGGDGDRFLEIWNLVFMQYERSADGKLSPLPKPSIDTGMGLERVTAILQGKFSNYDSTLFMPLINEVAKLCGKPYVYESGASYRVISDHIRSVTFLLAQGTTFDKEGRGYVLRRILRRAIRHGYLLGIKKPFMYKLVDKVCELMGEHYTYLNDKKAAVKEQIKLEEERFLATIASGLELFESELKNTKEIFSGEAAFKLYDTFGFPLDLTADMLREKGLKVDEARFDELMSEQKARAKAAWKGSGDKSAKGDFKELLEKFGENKFVGYEELKSKSKILALLDEEFKNVDSLDAGKEGWVMFDVTPFYAQSGGQCGDSGKIVGKANVLDTEKFHGLNLSLVKTSAALKVGDEVELEVGSDRAQTARHHSATHLLHAALRSVLGTHIAQAGSNVEADRLRFDFSHPKALTSEEISKVENLVNEWILNGANAKTQVMELEEAKKSGAIALFNEKYADKVRVVSFGDVSKELCGGTHVKNIDEIGSFFITKESGVSAGVRRIEAVCSRAALNLARSFRAELEELKDELKSTEPLNAVKKLKGEIKGLKDKLKNAKSSGELAFINVNETKLCVAHIDGGDIKTLIDEFKNGHEKAAILLIQTDEEGKISLAAGVKNAPLKAGAWVKFAAQILGGNGGGKDDFATAGGKNALAIEDAIKSSLEYARQALEK; the protein is encoded by the coding sequence ATGCAAAATTTAGATATAAGAAAGGCATATCTTGATTTTTTTAAATCAAAAGGTCACGAAGTCGTAGCTTCTGCACCACTCGTGCCAAACGATGCAACACTACTTTTTACAAACGCAGGCATGGTGCCATTTAAGAGCATCTTCACAGGCGAAGTGCCACGCCCAACGCCACCTATCCGCACTAGCTGTCAAACCTGCATAAGAGCTGGAGGTAAGCACAACGACCTTGATAACGTCGGCTACACAGCGCGTCACCACACATTTTTTGAGATGCTAGGCAACTTTAGCTTTGGCGAATATTTCAAAAAAGAGGCGATCTCTTACGCTTGGGAATTTGTCACAGAGGTGCTAAAACTACCAAAAGATAAGCTTTATGTAACCGTTCATGAAAGCGACGATGAGGCGTTTGAAATTTGGAGTACTCACATCGCAAAAGAGAGAATTTACCGCTTTGGCGACCACGATAACTTCTGGCAGATGGGCGATACTGGACCATGCGGCCCTTGCAGTGAAATTTTTTACGATCAAGGCGCTGAGCACTTTAACACACCTGAAGATTACATGGGCGGCGATGGCGATAGATTTTTAGAGATCTGGAACCTTGTTTTCATGCAGTATGAAAGAAGTGCAGACGGCAAGCTAAGCCCACTACCAAAGCCAAGCATCGATACAGGTATGGGACTTGAGCGCGTTACTGCTATCTTGCAAGGCAAATTTAGCAACTACGACAGCACACTTTTTATGCCACTCATCAATGAAGTAGCAAAGCTTTGTGGCAAGCCATACGTCTATGAAAGTGGCGCTAGCTACCGCGTCATAAGCGATCACATCCGCTCAGTCACATTTTTGCTAGCTCAAGGCACGACATTTGATAAAGAAGGCCGTGGCTACGTGCTTCGCCGCATCTTACGCCGTGCGATCCGCCATGGATATTTACTAGGCATAAAAAAGCCATTTATGTATAAGCTTGTCGATAAAGTTTGCGAGCTCATGGGAGAGCACTACACCTATCTAAACGATAAAAAAGCGGCTGTAAAAGAGCAGATCAAGCTTGAAGAAGAGAGATTTTTAGCGACAATCGCTAGTGGCTTGGAACTATTTGAGAGTGAGCTTAAAAATACAAAAGAGATTTTTAGCGGAGAGGCTGCGTTTAAGCTCTATGACACATTTGGCTTCCCGCTTGATCTAACAGCTGATATGCTTAGAGAAAAGGGCTTAAAAGTCGATGAGGCAAGGTTTGATGAGCTTATGAGCGAGCAAAAAGCACGCGCGAAAGCTGCTTGGAAAGGCAGTGGCGACAAGAGTGCGAAGGGCGATTTTAAAGAGCTACTTGAGAAATTTGGCGAGAATAAATTTGTAGGCTACGAAGAGCTTAAGAGTAAAAGTAAAATTCTAGCCCTGCTTGATGAAGAATTTAAAAACGTTGATAGCTTAGATGCTGGCAAAGAGGGCTGGGTGATGTTTGACGTCACTCCATTTTACGCTCAAAGCGGCGGTCAGTGCGGCGACAGCGGTAAGATAGTAGGCAAAGCAAATGTGCTTGATACTGAGAAATTTCATGGGCTAAATTTATCTTTAGTAAAAACTAGCGCGGCGCTAAAAGTTGGCGACGAAGTTGAGCTTGAAGTGGGCAGTGATAGAGCCCAGACTGCGCGACATCACAGCGCCACACACTTGCTTCACGCAGCCCTTAGAAGCGTGCTTGGCACACATATCGCTCAAGCTGGCTCAAATGTCGAAGCAGATAGGCTAAGATTTGACTTCTCTCATCCAAAGGCGCTTACTAGCGAAGAAATTTCAAAGGTCGAAAACCTTGTAAATGAGTGGATCTTAAACGGCGCAAATGCAAAAACACAGGTTATGGAGCTTGAAGAGGCTAAAAAAAGCGGAGCGATTGCACTATTTAACGAAAAATATGCCGACAAAGTAAGAGTTGTGAGCTTTGGCGATGTCAGCAAAGAGCTTTGCGGTGGCACACACGTGAAAAATATAGATGAGATCGGATCGTTTTTCATCACAAAAGAGAGTGGCGTAAGCGCTGGCGTTAGGCGTATAGAGGCTGTTTGCTCAAGGGCTGCGCTAAATTTAGCAAGGTCGTTTAGAGCTGAGCTTGAAGAGCTAAAAGATGAGCTAAAAAGCACAGAGCCACTAAATGCCGTTAAGAAACTAAAAGGCGAGATAAAGGGCTTAAAAGATAAGCTAAAAAACGCTAAAAGCTCTGGGGAGCTAGCCTTTATAAATGTAAATGAAACTAAACTTTGTGTGGCACACATCGATGGTGGCGATATAAAAACTTTGATAGATGAGTTTAAAAATGGGCATGAAAAGGCTGCTATCTTGCTAATCCAAACAGATGAAGAGGGTAAAATTTCTCTTGCAGCTGGCGTAAAAAATGCTCCACTAAAAGCTGGCGCTTGGGTTAAATTTGCAGCGCAAATTCTTGGCGGCAATGGTGGCGGCAAAGACGACTTTGCAACAGCTGGTGGCAAAAATGCTCTAGCTATCGAAGACGCCATAAAAAGCTCACTTGAGTATGCAAGGCAAGCTTTAGAAAAATGA
- the maf gene encoding septum formation inhibitor Maf codes for MITLASSSPTRANLLKNAGIEFKQISCSFDESMIAKELKPEIYVQNVVKAKKEQFLKANGKLTNLLFADSCVACGDKILGKAKDENEALAMLNLQSDNKCSVYTAMIFLGEFELINVSKTTYKFAKFSEQDLKSYLESGEWRGKAGAMTIENFNKKYIISQHGETSTAMGLNLKILKAFL; via the coding sequence ATGATCACTCTTGCTTCTAGCTCGCCAACAAGGGCAAATTTACTAAAAAATGCTGGGATAGAATTTAAACAAATTTCTTGCAGCTTTGATGAGAGCATGATAGCAAAAGAGCTAAAACCTGAAATTTACGTCCAAAACGTCGTAAAAGCCAAAAAAGAGCAGTTTTTAAAGGCAAATGGCAAGCTTACAAATTTACTCTTTGCAGATAGCTGCGTGGCTTGTGGGGATAAAATTTTAGGCAAGGCAAAGGATGAAAACGAAGCACTTGCTATGTTAAATTTACAAAGTGACAATAAGTGTAGCGTCTATACGGCGATGATATTTTTAGGCGAATTTGAGCTTATAAATGTAAGCAAGACCACATATAAATTTGCTAAATTTAGCGAGCAAGATCTAAAAAGCTACCTAGAAAGTGGCGAGTGGCGAGGCAAAGCTGGAGCCATGACGATAGAAAATTTTAATAAAAAATACATCATCTCCCAGCACGGCGAGACAAGCACGGCAATGGGGCTAAATTTAAAAATATTAAAGGCATTTTTATGA